The genomic stretch ACAGTTGAGTGCCTTCAGGTgtccaggcactgtcctaagccCTGGTTGTATGGTAATGGGCAGGACTAGCAAAATTTACATTCCAGTGTGTTGAGGCAGTGAAGCGCACAGCGGTTACACATGAAAGATCAAATTGTGACCCATACTCTGAAAAAGCaattaagaaagaataaagcagCATATTGTGTTAGAGAGCATGCCTGAGGATGGGTGCTATACTTTAGAAAGAGTGGTCAAGGGAACCTCTCTGAGGAAATGACATGTGAGCTAACTAACACCTGAAGGAAGAGTCAGCTCTTCAGAGATCTGGAGCAGGCAGaagattccaggcagagggctCTCAGATCCAAAGGCCCATGATGGGACAAGCCTGATGGCAGAATAAAAGGCCAGTGTAGCTGGTGTGTAGAGATGGGGTTACAGCAGGGAtggaggtgggcagggccagATCAAGTAGGAGGGGGCCTTGCAGGTCTCAGTACTAAGAGCAATCAAATGTGATTAAAGAGAGTGGATTGTAGGGAGCCAGCAGTGGGAGCCTGGAGACCGGTTAGGGGGCTGTTGCTGCAGTATAGATGAAAGACGGGGGGTGGCATGGTGGAGGGCAAGGCAGTGAGGCCTGAATACAGGATCTCTGAGGCTGGGGACGGGTGTGGGGTGGAAGACTGGGTTCTTGCTTAGAGGCATGATGACGCCAACTGTGGGGCCTGGCTGGATCCAAAATTGCACTTGGGCATCAGGAAAGATCTAACCCATGGCTTGTCCTACAACTGTACTAGCTGCCCCTCTTAGGCGGCCAAGTCAAGTTCTTCTCCCTCTTGCTCCTCAGGTATGGCTCCCATGGTGCATTTTACCGCTATAAGAACAGCATGGGCAAGAGCCTCCCACTCTTTTATATCTACGACTCATACCTGACGTCCCCTGAGGCCTGGGCTCACCTCCTGACACCCAATGGGCCCCACTCCATCCGCAACACCCCCTATGATGGGGTCTTCATAGCCCTGCTGGTGGAGGAGGGCCACACCCACGACATCCTGGCTGCCGGATTTGATGGCATGTATACCTACTTTGCCTCCAATGGTTTCTCCTTCGGCTCCTCCCATCAGAACTGGAAAGCTGTGAAGAACTTTTGTGATGCCAACAACCTCATGTTCATCCCCAGCGTGGGGCCTGGCTACATTGACACCAGCATCCGGCCCTGGAATAACCACAATACTCGGAACAGGGTCAATGGCAAGTACTATGAGACAGCCCTGCAGGCAGCCCTGACGGTGAGGCCCGAGATTGTCTCCATCACCTCCTTCAATGAGTGGCATGAGGGCACCCAGATCGAGAAGGCCATTCCCAAGAAGACGCCAACACGTCTGTATTTGGACTACCTGCCTCACCAGCCCAACCTGTACCTGGAGCTGACTCGCCGCTGGGCAGAGCACTTCATCAAAGAGAAGGAGCAGTGGCTGATGTGAGGAGCCTGCCGACGGCCACGAGGTGCCAACGTCCTGGCCTCACCAGAAGGTGTCCCTGCGTGGggctcagctgaggtcatgggcACTCGCCGGTCTCCAAGTCAATGGCGGGCCGCCTCTGGGTGGGCCGTCAAGCCTGGCCCCACGTGGAACAGAGCTTGTTCCTTGGGCAGGTGGTGCCGGGGTGCTCTGCGGTGACAGGAAACAAGGCAGGGTTCCAGAGGGAACCACAGAGGCTGGCGGGTGACTGGATTTAGCCCAGGGCAGCTCCATATCCTGTCCCGACACTTTAAAATAGTCCCTCCTCGCTTGGAACTCAGCAGGTTGGTGTGCAGCGGAGCCACCAGGTGACTGCTCTTCGGAGGGACCAGGGCTCGGGGCTAGCACATGCCCTGCTTCCTCTTCAGCCTTCCTCCCACAGCACCTGTCTTCTCTAAGTTAGGGAACCGGATTTGAAGCTTCCCAAAAGGGAAATTCTAGATTGACGCCCTTCCCGGTAGACTCCTGAACCCAATGATCAGGAAATACCCCTgagcactcattcattcattcaacacacactACTTGAGCaccttactatgtgctaggcgcTAGGGAGGAACTTGACCTGGAAAGGTCCTTTTTCTTCCAGAAGCTTACAGGATCCAGCTTTCCTTCTTTGGTGTGGCCTTGTAGCTAGTGCCTGAGCACAGTTTCTTTCTGCAGTTTTACCCAGCGCTGGGAGTTGTTCTTTTTCCTCTAAGAAAATACCTCTGTGCTCCAGAGCCTCCATTTCCCCAGATGACCATTTAGCTCCAGGGAGAGGActaggaccccccaccccccgcctcccttTAGCTGCCTAAACTGAATGAGGCCCACTCAGCCGAGCCATTTTCAGTGCTACTGTGATTTGTATCAATTAAATACGACGTGGTATTCTCAAGTAAGCATTCTTTTTGCTCTCTTCAAGACTTCCTGAATTCTGAGCCCGCCCTCAAATTCCGTGACAACCTGACATGTGGGGATCGGCTGGCCAGCATTGGCACAACGAAGAGTGAGTTTGCTTAAGAAATGAGAAGTTCAAACACGATTTTTAGAGGGGATATGTAACAAACTAGTgcttatttacaaataaactaATGTGCTATAATTGTAGGGGCCCTCAAAGTAGACCCCGGGACACCTCCTTGGCAAGACTTAGGAGCTACTTGGAAATATGTGCGTTACTTTATGGGCTCAAGACTGAATCCCAGTACTGGGAATGGGGTGCAAGGTGCAGGAGGGGAAGAAGCAGGCCTATGGATTACCACAGGACCCCCGGCTCCAGATAGGTCATGGATACTGAATGGCACCGATGGATGGAGCAGATCAGGACAGGTGAAAAGGGTTGGATGGTGACCTGTAGTAAGTTACAGAAGGGAGAAACTAGGAGGCTTCATTCCCACATACACGATTTGGAAAATTCTAAAAGTACAGCCAGGCCAGGGGCCTGAAGCAGCAAGTCTCATTCGTTGCTGATGGCAAGGCAGCTTGATCAGTTCTTTTGAAGGTGAATCTGTATCAAGAACCAGAATAATGTTCGTACGCTCTGACCCAGTAATCCTCCCCTatggaaataattcaaaagaagaaaaataaactatttacaaaacattttctattAATGAAAAACAAGGTTCAAATACCCAAGAATAACTGTTTAACACTTGGTATTCATATGAATAAAGATGCAGGCTGCTGAGTAGACACTGGATTCAAATAAAAGTGTTATAGGTATAATTcgttataatttattttatgaataaataagaaaaaagacactGGCTGACAGAAATAGTAGAGATTTGCTTTCTAGTATTCTCTAATTTggacctccccgcccccaccccttgccAACTGAGCTCACTTCCCACAACTTGCCCAAAATGATGACTCTTCCTGGCATCACAGCACACCATACACCGGCCTCACTGGTTCAGAGGAAACAGTGTGTGGCCCGTGGCTCAACAACCTTTATCCTAATCTGGTTCCAGCTTCAGGTGCAGAAACACATGCCTTTGGTCACTTGAGACGTTCCAACAGCACCAGCTGGTGCACTGGCTGATCTGGACCTTAAAAGCCACCACCCACCAGAGGGGAGGCTCTGACTAGATTCCAAGTCTGTTCTTTCAATGTTTCAAACTTATCTTTTAAGAAGAAACTTATTGGGACAAGGCCATCCTAGGAATGTGCTCAAATAAAGTGTCTAGTCAGCTTTTGGCTGATATGAAAGTACAGTTCATAAATATGACCTCCCCCACCAGTGTGAGACAAAATCAGCAGCTTCTGGGGCCTGGTCTACAGGGTTCAGAGGGACACACTGCCTGAAAGCGTCAGACTAGTGATGCTGTGGCCCCCGTGGCCTCTGTGAATGAGGCCTTGCTAGTCACCAGCGAACAGACACACAGTGTCCAGCACGAGTCCTCGGGCCCTCCCTCTTCCCGAGATTCACGAGCAGGATCCGTGTGAGGGGAGCAGCCCGTACTTCTGCTGGAGGATGGCTGTAGTTCTCTCCAGGGCactgaggaggaaatggagggcAGTTAAAGTCTGACTCCTCAAAACCCTGAGCCCACCAGAGCATGGTGATCAGCTCTTCAATAGATCATTGATGAATCCTTTGAAATCTGAAAAAGCCAGCAAACACTGGCAAACTTAGTCTCCACCTCCATCCGCCAGTTCTTCAAACCTGCTCATTCCCCTCGGGACAAGATAGGAGTGACAACCTTTATTCTgctgaggacttttttttttttttttgcaccttcCAACCCCCCTCCAATTCTATCCCCATGCCACAGCAAAGACTCACCAGCCTGGGCGGATGATGCCAAACTTTCCAGGTACAGATAAGTCAACCACAGTTGAGCCCAGGCGATACTCAGAGCTCTGGCCATCCCCAATTGGTCCCCCATCAATGATCAGAGACAGCTGAGGCCAGAGGTCCTGGAACTCctgagaagaaggagaggaagaccaCGGACGCTACCTCTGGCATCTGCCATGACGTCACACTGCACCCAGCGTTCATAAGAAAGCAAAGACCGCACACTACTAAAACAGGAGGCATCCTCCTCTAAGCAGGGAAAGGAACCTCACGCAGTGAAGGTCACCTGTGCCAAGGACACTGCCTTAGCGCCTGGGATACGGCATCCTGTGAGGTGTGAAGCCCTCCTAGGTCGGTGCCTCAAGTAACACCTAAAACTCAGAGAAACTCTTTCTGTGCCAAGAGGAGATGCCACACAGAGCTTCTGTTGGGGATGTATAAATACAATGACTGGAGTCCTACCTAGGTGGGTGTCCAAAGACGTGGGGGTCTACCCTGAGCTTCCGCCCAAATTTCTATGTCACCACATTCAAGTGACTTTATCCAGGACACTCTGATTCTGGATCTCAGGATCAGCAGGGTAAGGGTACGGAGAGGAAGACAGGTGGATTCTCATGTGCATGCCACCAGCACTCAATCCTTAAGGGGCCACGGGAAGGATGCCCCTCCAAAATCTGTGGATTGAACTGTTAACTGGGTTAGAGCATCACCCATTCTCCCCAGCACTACCACTCACGAAAATGCTGCAGTGGTGGCTAGGCCTGGGCATTTGGGACGGAGGGTCTTAACTACCAGCTACTGTGTTGGTTGGGTCAAATGTTTGCGGACAAGCCAAgaatacccccacccccactgcctcgGGCACAGCCACGGGGACCAGGTAAAGCCTGCAGTCCCAGAATAAGAAAGGATGCTGACCTCTCACCCTCACTCTCTAAGGCCCCTGACCGCACTCTCTTTAGGTCTGGGCTTGGGAAACCCCAGTACTTtgctatgttttatatttaagttctgtaggaaaaaaaacgTGTGGTGGCATTTCTGTGTGTTCTCATTTGTTCTAAAGCCATGCAGTCAAGGCAGGATTAGGATAATCCTTTCTTTGACATGGCTATCGGCCCAGGTAAAAGAACAGGGTCAGGAGTCCCCGGGACAAGTGACACAACCTTTCAGAGCCTTAACTTTCTTTACAGCACTAATGTAAAGGCTTATTGCCTAACGACATTTTCAAACTGCTACCATCAaaaaaatgggggagaaaaaaaaaatcacacttacCGTAATATTTCTGATTACTAAAAACACAATAGGAAGAAAAGAGCAATTCTCCCCCTCACCTCTCAGACTTTTTAATGAAACCTTTTCAAGATCCTTTAATTTgatcccctcacccccaccccacccctgccaaccAGGCCGACTTCCCACCATTAGAACAAATGGGTGTCTCTTGCAGGTCATTCCAGTGAACCATCAACCCCACGGATTCAGAGGAATCTGTTTGGGCTGGTGATGTTTCTGCAGGGAGGACTGGGTAGCTCTTACCTCCACGTTCAGAGAACTGGCCTGGGAGCTGAGGTTGGCACTGGTGAGAGCAAGTGGACCCCCAAACACCTGAGCCAAATCCTGTATGAAGGCATGGTCAGGAATCCGGATGCCTACGAGCTATAAAGCAAGGGGAGAGGATCATCAAAAAGGGTGAGATGGGTGGGGAGTGGGTCTGGCCTGGATCCTAGTGAAAGCCAGATGGCAGGAGTCTGGGGAcacaagaaaagcaaatctgACTCACAGGAGTAAACGGGTTTAGATCCTTATTAAGCTCCTCAGAGCGTTCCAACACCAGGGTCACTGGTCCTGGTAATAAGTCTTTCAGGAGCCCCTCGGGTACTCTCACATGGCAATACCTGGAAAACAGAGGGGACACAGATCCATCCAAGAATGAAGGGTCGCTGCTGGTCCTATTCCAGACTATGGACAGATCTAGAAAAGGGGACTCTTGGGACTACGATGAGATCCGTCTGTATTCCCTCTTCACCTCCCTGAGAGTTTGAGACGCTGGGCTCCAGAGGAGCACTCCCGGTTTGGGGCCCACATGCCTCTGGTCTCTGAGGCTACAACAGCTGCACCGTTATCACGctccatgtttcattttcttcaaggCATCCCCCGCCCCTACTAAATTAAGCTGtcgtgtttgtttcctttttttttttttttttttttttaaaccatgggcgtccctcccctgccccccccccccgccccccgccattaTCACAAAAGCGCCAGGAGAATAAGGACCCTGACTGCCTCGTTCATCGCGGCGCCCCAGCATCTCGTTCAGACACTGGAAGACGTTAAGTGCTCGATACACATTTCCAGTTCCGGATTCCTGGGTGAGCCTGGACAAGCCCCTCCCGCTCTCTGCGCCTCAGTCTCCCAAGCCTGTCACCGGAAGCCCCTCCCGCGGTGCCGCCCTCAGCGGGGCCGGGTCGGGGCGGCCTCACCTGTAGACGTCGGCCACGCGGCCCAGGCAGACGGCCAGCGGCTTGGCCTCACTGCGGCCCTTGAGGCGATACACAGCTCCCAGTGCCGCCGAGCAGCTCGCCGAGCAGGCCAGGCCGTACAGCGTGTCGGTGGGGACGGCCACCACGG from Panthera leo isolate Ple1 chromosome C1, P.leo_Ple1_pat1.1, whole genome shotgun sequence encodes the following:
- the MANEAL gene encoding glycoprotein endo-alpha-1,2-mannosidase-like protein isoform X2; its protein translation is MITGNPQMTWCPPFSTPPISTTSRYGSHGAFYRYKNSMGKSLPLFYIYDSYLTSPEAWAHLLTPNGPHSIRNTPYDGVFIALLVEEGHTHDILAAGFDGMYTYFASNGFSFGSSHQNWKAVKNFCDANNLMFIPSVGPGYIDTSIRPWNNHNTRNRVNGKYYETALQAALTVRPEIVSITSFNEWHEGTQIEKAIPKKTPTRLYLDYLPHQPNLYLELTRRWAEHFIKEKEQWLM
- the YRDC gene encoding yrdC domain-containing protein, mitochondrial → MSPARPCRGLRAAVAASVGLSEGPGGSARRGRLLRPPSPAPAAPGARLLRLPGSGAVRAASPERAGWTEALRAAVAELRAGAVVAVPTDTLYGLACSASCSAALGAVYRLKGRSEAKPLAVCLGRVADVYRYCHVRVPEGLLKDLLPGPVTLVLERSEELNKDLNPFTPLVGIRIPDHAFIQDLAQVFGGPLALTSANLSSQASSLNVEEFQDLWPQLSLIIDGGPIGDGQSSEYRLGSTVVDLSVPGKFGIIRPGCALERTTAILQQKYGLLPSHGSCS